A stretch of DNA from Synechococcus sp. PROS-9-1:
TCGTCGAAGGCAACGGGCAATTCAGCCCGCAACTGATCGCCATCCAGAGTCCAGATCGGATGCGATTGAACCTCAATCACGAGATAAAGATCACCTCGACGACCCGTACCTGGTTGCACATTTCCCTTGCCCTTAAGCCGAAGCTTCGAACCACTTTTCACGCCAGGAGGGATCCGAACCTGAACCCGCTCATCGTTGACAGACAAGGTGCGTTCCCCCCCGCGAAACGCCTCCGAGAAGGTCACCTTGACCACTGCTTCAGCATCAAGGTTGATTGGTGCTCTCGATCCACCGCGGGGAAAACCACCTCCGGGGAAGCCGCCTCCAGGGAAGCCTCCGCCGTACCCGGCGGGACCTGAGCCGCCTCCAGCCGCACCGCCGAAACGGCCCAGAAGGTCATTGATGAAATCGTCAAAGTTGCCGTAGCGGCCAAAGTCAACATCAACTCCTGCAGGACCTGAGCCACCACCAGGCATTCCTGCCTGGTTCCAGTATTGGCCAAATTGCTCGTAGCGACGGCGCTTCTCAGGATCAGAAAGCACCTCATAGGCTTCGCTCACCTCTTTAAAACGCGCTTCAGCGTCCTGATCGTCCGGATTCACATCGGGGTGATACTGACGGGCCAGCTTGCGAAAAGCACGCTTCACCGTGTCGGCGTCTGCACTGCGTTCCACACCCAGCACTTTGAAGTAATCGCGGTAGCCACTGCCGGCCATGGAATTCATCAACCCGTAGGGCTGCGCATCAGATCCGACGCACAGTTTCGTCCGTGGATGCGGACCGGAGCAATGGCGGGATGCCCGAACGGCAGAGCGTTCTTAGATTTGGGACATGGTTGAAATCAGCAAACTGTTGCCTGTGTTGGCATCCCTGGCAGCGCTCGCGCTCCCATTCCCAGCGGCAGCGGCACCCAATCCGGCAGACCTGGCAAACCACCTCAGTACAAGCAAGGCGCTGTACTACGGCTCTTGGCGCTGTCCTGCCTGCATCACGCAAACCCGATTGTTCGGCGATGCAGCCAACACACTTCCCTACGTGGAATGCGCAAAACCCAAGGAGCTTCCGATTCAAGCGGCAGCCTGTAAAACAGCCGAGATTCGGGCTTATCCCACCTGGATTCTTGAAAACGGCGAGCGCCGAGAAGGAGTTCAAAGCCTCGAGCAACTCAAGGTGTGGACATCCATGCCAGCCCGTCCTTAATCCATGGCGCGTCCAAACCTGGCCTTAGTTCACGGCTTCAGCTGGAGGCACTGGAAAGGGGATTTACTGGGCGGCCTCACGGCAGCCGTGGTGGCCCTACCCCTGGCCCTTGCATTCGGCAACGCAGCACTGGGGCCAGGCGGCGCCATATACGGGCTCTACGGAGCGATCATTACGGGCTTTCTAGCCGCTCTTTTTGGCGGTACCCCTGCGCAAGTCTCTGGTCCTACTGGACCGATGAGCGTCACCGTTGCTGGGGTAATTGGAACACTCGCAGCCGTTGGGATTTCTCGGGAGCTTGGGAGCAATGAGCTACTCCCACTCGTGATGGGAGCCGTGTTGATCGGCGGGCTCATTCAGATCCTGATGGGGGTTCTGCGCCTTGGTCGCTATATCACCCTGGTCCCTTATTCCGTGGTGTCGGGTTTCATGTCTGGCATCGGAGTGATTATTCTTTGCCTACAAATTGGACCCTTATTAGGAATCAAAAGCCAGGGCGGAGTAATCACTTCGCTCGGAACAGTTTTTAGTCAATTTACTCCGAATACAGCTGCGTTACTGGTCGGCGCATTGACGCTAGCAGTGGTTTTTCTAACCCCCAAGAGACTCAGCACCTGGGTGCCATCTCCACTGATTGCATTGGTGGTGATTACACCTCTTTCCATGCTGTTGTTTCAAGACGGCATCCCCCGAATCGGAACCATTCCAGAAGGGGGATTAAACTTCAGCCTGCCTAATCTCAAAAATCACTTCCCGGTCTTATTACGCGCCGGTCTTGTGCTCGCGGTGCTCGGTGCGATTGACTCACTGCTCACATCACTTGTGGCCGATAACATCAGCCAAAGTCGTCACCACTCCAACCGAGAGCTCATCGGGCAAGGCATTGCCAACAGCGTAGCTGGACTGTTCAACGGCCTACCAGGGGCCGGAGCAACGATGCGCACGGTGATCAATATCAAGTCTGGAGGCCGAACTCCTATCTCAGGGATGGCGCATTCGGTCTTTTTACTTGTGCTGCTTTTAGGCGCTGGGCCGCTGGCCGAAAGCATTCCAGAGGCATTATTAGCCGGGATATTAATCAAAGTAGGTCTAGACATTATCGACTGGGGATTCCTTTTAAGAGCCCACCGTCTCTCCATTAAGACAGCTCTTGTGATGTGGGGCGTTTTGCTGATGACCGTATTTTGGGATCTCATCGGCGCAGTCCTTGTTGGCATGTTTATTGCCAACCTTCTGACCATTGAATCGATTACAACGCATCAGTTGGAAAGCATGAATTCAGAAGACAGTTCTCAGCTCGATCAAGAAGAGCAACATCTCTTTGATCGTTGCGGAGATGCACTCATGCTGTTTCGCTTGCAAGGACCACTGAGTTTTGGAGCCGCAAAAGGAATTAGCGAACGCATGACCCAAATCAGGCAGTACAAAATACTTTTACTCGACGTGACAGACGTTCCACATCTTGGAATCACGGCCACATTGGCGATCGAAAGAATGGTGGAGGAAGCAGAACACCACGAACGCCAAGTTTTGATCGCGGGCGCAAATGCGAAGGTGAAAGCGCGTCTGGAACAATTCCGAATCCATCAGCTCACTGGAAGCAGAAGAGAGGCCTTGGCCCATGCAGCGCAAGAACTAGACCCGAACTAACGACATCAAGACAACAATAAGAGACAGTATTTATACTCAACAATCAGACGCTGTAGCCGTGAGCACGCGGCAGACAGGGTTTGTCGACAGAATATTTATACGAATTAAGACTCCATGGAAATCCTCACTGCTCTGGCCATTGCACCATTCCTGGCTGCACTCGTACTCGGCGCTAGAGAAGCCGAGCTCGAAGAGCAAAACAATCGCTAAGGGCAAAAAGCGATGAGCCGGTCAAAAATAATTCCATTACGCCTCGTCTTCATAACTTGTTAATCTCCAATATCTTAAAATCAACAATTACCTCGATTCACGTTTATCTCTGAATCCCAGTTCCGACAATTGATATCTCTGGCCTATCAATCAAACCACTCTGTTGGGATCACTAGTTGAGTAAGCGGAAGCATTGAGGAAAATTTAAACCCCATCATGCGACGTATTATCTTTTTTAATTCTTTCGCTTGGATGCGAGTACTCAATACTAGTGATCAAGTTAATAGCCAATCAGGACACCAACGTCTAAACATCGGGCCCTTGCTTTGCCGCAAAGATCAGAAGAAAGCCTGTCCGGAAAGCCAATGGCCGTAAGGCCTCGTTGATGCCTCAGCGAATGCCAAGAACATCGTGACACCAATCCCGAGAAGGGTAATGGAAATGCCACTAGTGATAGCGATATCGTAAACAGCACGGGTCGCAGAAGGGCTTCGACTAGGGAGGGAGGAACGTTGAGCCATTGACCAGAACGACATCTATAAATTAGTTATGAAGCACTAGAGAGAATAAAACAGGCTTCATTGATGAAGCTCATCAATTCGTTTCATGGCGCAACATGCCTTGTCCACTTGCTGATAACGAAGGTGTCTTTAGACAAGCAAAAATCAGTAGAACTTTGGTTCAACTACGACCAGAGTGAAATCAAGAGTCTTAGGGAAACCATCAAAAAAGCTTGGATTTCAATCATGAGGCGAACCTTGATTCAGCTGCCAGAGAGATCAGTTCTTCCTTTATCGAACCGGGGGGTAACAGCGCTGCCAACCGGCCTCACGCATGGTGTCCCAGGTATCGACGGCCTGATGACGAAGCATCCGACGACGTGAAAGTGGGACTGGTGGATAGGGCGGTTTCCATTGAAACGTCCTTAACGCGATCAATTCACCATCAGCAGAATTGCCAGCACACTGAAAATGCACCAGTTGCTGTTGAAGCTCGTTGGAAAGCCAACCCTCACCACCAGGGATGTCTGGAAGTCGCTGTGAATCGGGACGAAGACGTGGCATTCATTAATTATGACAGCCTTAACGAAAATCGGCAGAATTAATAATGAACAGCAGATATGTGTACTGATTCAGGAGCAAACCAACCGTACCCCGCTAAAGCCATCACAAAACCAAAGCATTCCGAGTAGCAAACCTCCACATCGAATCACAACAGGAGTGCCCACCTCAACCTGATCAAAGACCTCAATCACGTCCGTGTTTAGCATTCTGATAAAGCCCTAACTTGCAGCAGCAGCTTGGGCAATGCAGCCAACAGAAGCCGTCAAAAACACATTTAAAAGAGTCTTGGCCAGATGCATTGAGTCAGGTGAAAAGTTTTAGACTTTTTATCTCAATTGACAGCCCAAAGAAGCTGCAGAGCTACAAACCAACGAAGGAAGATTTGCAAGGGATGCCCCTGGTATGGCTCATGCCAGCTGAATGACATGCATCGCTGTTGATGGATCAAAAATGGGCAGTTATGCCTATCGCCTAAGGGATACTCGGCTCATTAGAACAATGAGGTGATCTTTCACCCGCAATGAAGCTCGATAGTGCAAACGCCCATCCAATGGGAAGCCTGATCCACGACGGAACGCATACACCCTTCCACGCCTTAGCTTGCCCCCTGAATCCCCGCGTTGTCCGCATCGGTAAAAAGAGATAAGCGGCCAATAACGGAAAAAGGGTCTAACGCCTTAAGCACAACGAGAGGGTTTCTCATCGACGCCCTCGTTCTCTAAAGATCACGTTTACGAGCCCGAGGAAGCGGAGTTTTTTTCAAGGGCTCAGCCTGCGAAGCATTCTCCTCACCCGTTCAACAATAAAAAACCCCACTGAAAGCGGGGTGTAACTCATCGATCGAAGCGAACTAAACTTCTTTAGGAAGCAAGCTTGGCTGGCGAAAGATGTGCAGAGGTGTAATCAATGCCCTCTGAATGGGCAGCAAAACAACGCTGAGCATCTTGTAGGCGTTGTGCCTTTAGCTCTTTCTCTTTGATCAGGAGGAGGGTGTTCATGGGAACGACCGACAGCGCCTCAAACCCCGTTGCTTGTTTGAGATCGAACTGCGTCCCCTTTTGGGGACCAACGTGCATTGAATATAAGGGACAAGACGCGAATATGAAAGTAATGAACCGAACATTCGATGGCGTAAGAACCGATCCATCTTCACAACACAGGGTTCGGAACCCCAAAACACACCCCAGGGAGCTCGTCGTGGATTAAAAGCAGCGGCGGCAAGGTCCATAGGGAGCACACAACATTTGTGGACCGCAAGCTGAGCCCTGAGATACTTGGTGTTGAAGGCGGGAGTCCCTCTAGTGGCAGGAAAATCTGGCTTCACTCAAAGCGAATTTGAAGAGATCAAGCGCCTTTATGTTGAGGAAGGCAGAACCTTTTCTCAAATCGCCAAAGTCATTGGGAAAGGCAGCGAAAATTCGGTAAGGAATTGCTTAGCCAAAGCACGGGTTAATCGAGCTTCTATTGGAGAGAAGAAACTCGAACGATTCAAGTCAGGACAGAAGTATGGAAAGATCACCCTGCTCACAAGACTCGTAAAATCAAAGAAACTTAGATACCATGTCGTTTGCGATTGTGGCTATGAATTCGACGTAGACCCATATTTTCTAACACTTCCCAATGATCATAAAAACAACGTCTCCGAGTGCCCGAGATGCAGAGCAGCAAAGTAAAAAATATCAATTCAAAACCAACTCTCTACCTAGAACGAGTATGGTTAGATTTACGCGATAACCATTAAAGATCGAACCTATACAAATGTTGTTTTATTTCTTTCGAAGCAATAAAGAATTTAACTCATAAAGGCATACCAGTCTTGGGAGATTTCTCACCAACACTCCTCCCACACCCGTGGATCACATCAAATGGAGACGGAACGTAGCCCGATCAACATGGCGGATATTGGCCTCAATCGTTTTCCGACCCAGACGTTTATGTGCTGTATATCGATGGCAGCCATTAAATCCATAGAACTTACCCTCAAACTCAATGAGATCAACAGGTTCCTGAAGCCCAATCTCACTGATACTTTTCATCAGATCATCCACTTTGCCTTGATCGATCACGCTCTCGTGAGGGCGATTAATGGACTCAATCGGCACAGGCACTCGCCTTTTCATAAATCAGCCTTTTGTTGGAATGAAGAGATCCTTGACGCATTGGGAAAGGACTCCAGCCAGGAGACTGGAGTCGTCATCTTTAGCGTCCATCACCGCCACGATCGAACCGATACGAACAGGTTGCGGGCCTGTTTCAGCAACTGCTGCAGAAGGCTGTCCTGTTGAGGTCCCCTTGGTCGTTTCAACACCATGGCCTGCAGCACTGGTCCTGAGGATTTGAACCCATCGAAGGCGGTTAGGGCTTCCCCAGCACCTTCCAGATCATGCTGAAGGATGCGCTGCTTGACCTGAGGACTGTGTTCTGACTGAGAGCGGTTGCGAGCGGAAGACATTTTCTACTCCTGATCTGACTCCGTTCTGCCAGAACGTCAATGGAGCGACAAGGTATTCGAGACGCTTCTTTAGATCGAATTCAATCGCCTATCCGCGGAGTAGATCGTTTGAATAGGGGGTATTTCCCGAAAGCTATACATTAATTGTTTTGCAGATCTTTATCATTGCCTCTAACCCAAGATTGACGCTCTTAGATCCATCAATAACATCCTAAAACCGTTCAACATCGGTACTCTCTATGCAGCGTGGAATAGGCCGGGAGCCGATAGACATGTAATGCAAGTTATGGGAGTCAGCACGAAACTTGATCACTCAACACGAACCATGTTTGGCATTCCCTCCACACTGGCAAAAGTGACAAAGCTTATGGCTGGTTCAGTTCCTGTGTTGATCACATAGTGCGGCTCACCTGGGTGACCTTCAAGAAAGCCGTCTCCTGCCTTAATAGTGTCAGTCACCTCAACACCATCGACGATCCTTACATTGCGTAGCGTTCCCTGCTCAACCATCACCACAACTGGCGAAGGATGGATATGCAATGGAATCTTGGCCCCAACAGGAAGAGTGATCCGATAAACCCGCATCTCTGGGGTTCCTTCGGGATACACAACAACTCTCCCTCCGAGGGTTCGATTCGCCGTGAAAAGTTCTTCTACAACTGGCTTGGGTGATGCCAGTGCATGGCCAGAACAAAGCAGTACGGTCGCAGCGGCAATTGCAAAAGCCTTCGAGACCATGATCTTTCTACAAATGAGTGAATCACTCCTAGATATAGAGCAAGAGGTGTTTTGATGCGGTGGCTGACGGACTTTTTTGATAATGACCACTTAAAAGCTGTATCAGCCAACATCTGGATCAGGCTTTGCAAATTTCCGTCTAAATTGAAGGTGTTTTACCGTAAGCAGGTTGGACTTGATGAGCCAAAAACATTGCGGGAGAACTGGTGGTCAGTGTTCACAGACCCTTTCGCAATGTGGTGTACAAAGGTTGTCAACAACTTGCTACTGAATTACATCGGAGATGATGAGATAACCCTGGGAACAGATGAGGACTCTGTGGAAGCGATCTCAGAAGGTGATGTCAGCACCTCTATGGCAGGCTGGTGAGAGGACCGCCAAGTAGAGGCTGCCGAGCACCGAGTGGGCGTTTTCAGCCAAGTGCTTCTGGACATCATTTTCTTAGCCGCTAGTAGCACTCTCGAGGAATTCAGGTGTTTTGTCGGTTAGTCCCGAACATATTTCTCTGATGGAGCCAATGGGTTCGCCATCGGCTGTGTGGATTTCCATCAGGACAAGATTTCTCCACATGGACTAGAGGTTGGCCTGGGGTAACCAACCATGGTGCGAATAACTACTGTTTTTCGCAAAAAGTATCGCAAGCGCCACTCGGCTCTCAGTAGCTATCACTGGTCTCAATTGGCGTACAGGCGATCAATGGATACCGAACAGCTGGTCTTGGTCCTTATGGCATTTGGCGCTGGCATATCAACACTTTGGGCGTGGCGGATAGGAACGTCCCAATCCGAATACAAAAAACCGTGATCCCCCTAGAACCGCTACATCGGGCAGGATTTCAGGCTTTTCGAAAAACACTTCCTGGCTGACCAAGACAACGATGGTGCTCCTCTTGCTGGAAGTGGAGA
This window harbors:
- a CDS encoding DnaJ C-terminal domain-containing protein produces the protein MAGSGYRDYFKVLGVERSADADTVKRAFRKLARQYHPDVNPDDQDAEARFKEVSEAYEVLSDPEKRRRYEQFGQYWNQAGMPGGGSGPAGVDVDFGRYGNFDDFINDLLGRFGGAAGGGSGPAGYGGGFPGGGFPGGGFPRGGSRAPINLDAEAVVKVTFSEAFRGGERTLSVNDERVQVRIPPGVKSGSKLRLKGKGNVQPGTGRRGDLYLVIEVQSHPIWTLDGDQLRAELPVAFDELALGGMVKVMTPDGEADVTIPPGTAPGKSLRLRGKGWPGKSGRGDLLLTLDLQWPKQWSDEQRQLLEQLQSSRDGDPRQQWIQNASL
- a CDS encoding SulP family inorganic anion transporter, with protein sequence MARPNLALVHGFSWRHWKGDLLGGLTAAVVALPLALAFGNAALGPGGAIYGLYGAIITGFLAALFGGTPAQVSGPTGPMSVTVAGVIGTLAAVGISRELGSNELLPLVMGAVLIGGLIQILMGVLRLGRYITLVPYSVVSGFMSGIGVIILCLQIGPLLGIKSQGGVITSLGTVFSQFTPNTAALLVGALTLAVVFLTPKRLSTWVPSPLIALVVITPLSMLLFQDGIPRIGTIPEGGLNFSLPNLKNHFPVLLRAGLVLAVLGAIDSLLTSLVADNISQSRHHSNRELIGQGIANSVAGLFNGLPGAGATMRTVINIKSGGRTPISGMAHSVFLLVLLLGAGPLAESIPEALLAGILIKVGLDIIDWGFLLRAHRLSIKTALVMWGVLLMTVFWDLIGAVLVGMFIANLLTIESITTHQLESMNSEDSSQLDQEEQHLFDRCGDALMLFRLQGPLSFGAAKGISERMTQIRQYKILLLDVTDVPHLGITATLAIERMVEEAEHHERQVLIAGANAKVKARLEQFRIHQLTGSRREALAHAAQELDPN
- a CDS encoding DUF1651 domain-containing protein — encoded protein: MPRLRPDSQRLPDIPGGEGWLSNELQQQLVHFQCAGNSADGELIALRTFQWKPPYPPVPLSRRRMLRHQAVDTWDTMREAGWQRCYPPVR
- a CDS encoding sulfiredoxin, with amino-acid sequence MPIESINRPHESVIDQGKVDDLMKSISEIGLQEPVDLIEFEGKFYGFNGCHRYTAHKRLGRKTIEANIRHVDRATFRLHLM
- a CDS encoding cupin domain-containing protein, with amino-acid sequence MVSKAFAIAAATVLLCSGHALASPKPVVEELFTANRTLGGRVVVYPEGTPEMRVYRITLPVGAKIPLHIHPSPVVVMVEQGTLRNVRIVDGVEVTDTIKAGDGFLEGHPGEPHYVINTGTEPAISFVTFASVEGMPNMVRVE